The Oncorhynchus gorbuscha isolate QuinsamMale2020 ecotype Even-year unplaced genomic scaffold, OgorEven_v1.0 Un_scaffold_2630, whole genome shotgun sequence genome has a window encoding:
- the LOC124026138 gene encoding uncharacterized protein LOC124026138, producing the protein MKKRGLKEATQLYHVSQSPVHDTLLEDSPTSTPTQPGFTLPGLSPNPSPLDLQEEDSNLSRFRITAPFPEHRVPQRSSVTLPDRLSPRVELVLGPPVAGYMREGRGGGGGSSQRRDGTADWVEMVERTGLGGMAGGGGSSQRRDRTADWVERTGLGGMGGGGIPSNSYQKNPNCRRTSSFHDTKPPPPPAAPCRPHRERSQTQVGPRTRTLPEGSCRTRGTLETQTQNPAFPPYPIPEQSTPDWARPNPRTLWPGDDRRRPWVETGCPPFSSNKPKHAENNNTYLISDPKHTETNTTTAAMLGSELLSNPELTLERERRRIGDRREGGEDRGERGGTSGIGGPGLGPGVGSRGCPAYLTPDRAERAEHNWNRRGPSRFREISWPGS; encoded by the exons atgaagaagagaggtTTAAAGGAAGCCACCCAGCTCTATCATGTCTCACAGAGCCCTGTCCACGACACTCTTCTGGAGGACTCGCCCACCTCCACTCCTACCCAGCCAGGGTTCACCCTCCCTGGgctcagccccaaccccagccccctGGACCTCCAGGAAGAAGATTCTAATCTGAGCCGCTTTCGTATCACCGCCCCTTTCCCTGAGCACAGGGTCCCACAGCGCAGCTCGGTAACTCTGCCAGACAGACTGAGCCCCAGGGTGGAGCTCGTCCTGGGGCCTCCCGTGGCCGGATACATGAGAGaaggtaggggaggaggaggtgggagctcCCAACGACGAGACGGCACGGCAGACTGGgtggagatggtggagaggactgggttaggagGGATGGCAGGAGGAGGCGGGAGCTCCCAACGACGAGACCGCACGGCAGACTGGgtggagaggactgggttaggagggatgggtggaggaggCATTCCCTCCAACTCGTACCAGAAAAACCCAAACTGCAGACGGACATCCAGCTTTCACGACACCAAGCCCCCACCTCCCCCAGCAGCCCCATGTCGCCCCCACAGGGAGAGGAGTCAGACCCAG GTGGGTCCCCGCACCAGGACCCTCCCCGAGGGCAGCTGTAGGACCCGAGGAACCTTGGAGACCCAGACCCAGAACCCAGCCTTCCCCCCCTATCCCATCCCAGAGCAGAGCACCCCTGACTGGGCCAGGCCCAATCCGCGAACCCTTTGGCCTGGGGACGACAGGAGAAGACCCTGGGTGGAGACTGGATGTCCTCCGTTTTCCAGTAACAAACCCAAACACGCTGAAAACAACAACACCTACTTGATCtctgaccctaaacacacagagaCCAACACTACAACGGCGGCCATGTTAGGATCTGAGCTGCTCAGCAACCCTGAACTCACcctggagagggagaggcggaggaTTGGTGATCGAAGAGAAGGTGgtgaagatagaggagagagaggtgggactTCAGGTATAGGTGGACCAGGATTAGGACCAGGGGTGGGGTCTCGTGGCTGCCCTGCTTACCTCACCCCGGACCGGGCAGAGCGGGCAGAACACAACTGGAACCGCCGAGGCCCTTCCCGATTCAGAGAAATATCCTGGCCAGGAAGCTGA